From Medicago truncatula cultivar Jemalong A17 chromosome 7, MtrunA17r5.0-ANR, whole genome shotgun sequence, a single genomic window includes:
- the LOC25498631 gene encoding squalene monooxygenase SE1, which produces MDWLEISWDELRIKERIGAGSFGTVYRAEWHGSPVASTINTLVGTLHKVFGASPDPACIEMHPTCFDYLSLGGVCSDGPIALLSGLNSRPLSLVLHFFALAVYGVGRLLIPFPSPK; this is translated from the exons ATGGACTGGCTTGAGATATCATGGGATGAACTGCGGATCAAAGAACGCATTGGTGCTG GATCATTTGGGACAGTGTACCGTGCTGAATGGCATGGATCA CCAGTGGCATCTACAATAAACACATTAGTAGGTACATTGCACAAAGTGTTTGGTGCATCTCCTGATCCAGCTTGCATTGAAATGCACCCAacatgttttgattatttgagcCTTGGAGGTGTTTGCTCAGACGGACCAATAGCTCTACTCTCCGGTCTGAATTCGCGTCCATTGAGCTTGGTTCTACATTTCTTCGCGCTGGCTGTATACGGTGTTGGCCGCCTCTTGATACCGTTTCCTTCTCCAAAATGA